One Sodalinema gerasimenkoae IPPAS B-353 DNA segment encodes these proteins:
- a CDS encoding photosystem II manganese-stabilizing polypeptide: MRYRALVALLLAMCVGFLTACGEEPISLLSDETYTYDQIKDTGLANSCPQLPETARGSFDLDVGSDYILTDLCLEPTSYFVKEEAANKREEAKFINAKALTRYTSSLDQVTGDLTLDSNGVLTFEEQYGIDFQAITVQLPGGEQIPMLFTIKKLVATTPNGQTGISTSTDLTGDYIVPSYRGASFLDPKGRGQATGYDNAVALPAAADDEEIMRENVKDTPVLDGNISLQVSKVKSETGEIAGIFEAVQASDTDLGSKEPVDVKIRGLFYGRVEPKV; encoded by the coding sequence ATGAGATATCGTGCTTTAGTTGCCCTACTCCTCGCAATGTGCGTTGGGTTCCTAACCGCTTGCGGCGAAGAACCCATCAGCTTATTAAGCGATGAAACTTACACCTACGATCAGATTAAAGATACCGGACTTGCCAATAGTTGTCCCCAGCTTCCGGAAACGGCTCGGGGGTCCTTTGACCTGGATGTGGGTTCTGACTACATTTTGACGGATTTATGCCTCGAACCCACGAGCTATTTCGTGAAAGAAGAAGCCGCGAACAAGCGTGAAGAAGCCAAGTTTATCAACGCCAAAGCGTTAACTCGCTATACCTCCTCTCTGGACCAAGTGACGGGAGATCTAACCCTGGACAGCAATGGGGTTTTAACCTTTGAAGAACAGTATGGGATTGATTTCCAAGCCATCACGGTGCAACTTCCCGGTGGGGAGCAAATCCCAATGCTGTTTACCATTAAGAAACTGGTGGCCACGACTCCGAACGGCCAAACCGGTATCAGCACCTCGACAGATTTAACAGGTGACTATATTGTTCCTTCTTATCGCGGTGCCAGTTTCCTCGACCCGAAAGGCCGGGGTCAAGCGACAGGCTATGACAACGCAGTTGCACTTCCTGCGGCGGCGGATGATGAGGAAATCATGCGGGAGAATGTGAAAGACACGCCGGTGTTGGACGGCAACATCTCTCTGCAAGTCTCGAAGGTGAAAAGTGAAACCGGAGAGATTGCTGGTATTTTTGAGGCGGTTCAAGCCTCGGATACGGATTTAGGCTCTAAGGAACCTGTGGATGTGAAAATTCGCGGTCTGTTCTATGGTCGGGTTGAACCGAAGGTCTAA
- a CDS encoding aminotransferase class IV, with product MYWYNGRICSGERIELGVSDPGFLYGATTFTTLRVYEGGLLDPRTAWCDHVERLRGAIAALDWMAPDWRQLETGAQEMAGGFAVLRVTLFADGRALITGRELPQDLRQRQQQGIVAWLAEGPGFARGLPQRKTGNYLGPWLALQQARRWGALEAVLVNERGEWLETSTGNLWGWWDGQWWTPPLSAGILPGLGRSQLLQAARQQGLEVSEQPWLPSVVRRFEGLAYSNAVVELVPIRQVLRSPRPGQEIETERYDGGQEAIAELRSRLKSL from the coding sequence ATGTATTGGTATAACGGCCGGATTTGTTCTGGGGAGCGGATTGAGTTGGGGGTGAGTGATCCGGGGTTTTTGTATGGGGCGACGACCTTTACGACGTTACGGGTGTATGAGGGGGGATTGCTGGACCCGAGGACGGCTTGGTGTGACCATGTGGAACGGTTGCGGGGGGCGATCGCGGCGTTGGATTGGATGGCCCCGGATTGGCGGCAACTGGAGACGGGGGCCCAGGAGATGGCGGGGGGGTTTGCGGTGTTGCGGGTAACACTGTTTGCGGATGGCCGGGCGTTGATTACGGGACGAGAACTCCCCCAGGATTTGCGACAACGACAGCAGCAGGGGATTGTGGCCTGGTTGGCGGAGGGGCCAGGGTTTGCTCGTGGGTTGCCCCAACGGAAGACAGGAAATTATTTGGGCCCCTGGTTGGCGTTGCAGCAGGCTCGCCGTTGGGGGGCGTTGGAGGCGGTTTTGGTTAATGAACGGGGGGAGTGGTTGGAAACCAGTACCGGCAATCTCTGGGGGTGGTGGGACGGACAATGGTGGACTCCTCCGCTGTCGGCGGGAATTTTGCCCGGTTTGGGGCGATCGCAGCTCCTGCAAGCGGCTCGGCAACAGGGCCTGGAGGTGTCTGAGCAGCCTTGGCTTCCCTCGGTGGTGCGGCGGTTTGAGGGGCTGGCTTATAGTAATGCGGTGGTGGAGTTGGTTCCGATTCGCCAGGTGCTGCGATCGCCCAGACCCGGCCAAGAGATTGAAACAGAACGTTATGATGGAGGACAGGAGGCGATCGCCGAGTTGCGATCGCGTTTAAAATCTCTCTAA
- the ftsH3 gene encoding ATP-dependent zinc metalloprotease FtsH3, which yields MNKRWRNAGLYALLAIVVIALGTTFFDQQPQAQQTAKYSEFIRAVESGQVEGTVAISSDRTEATYTNPDGSGKVVVNLPNDPQLIDILTENNLDVRVQPQTDDGFWFRALSSLFFPILLLVGLFFLLRRAQSGPGSQAMNFGKSKARVQMEPQTQVTFGDVAGIEQAKLELTEVVDFLKNADRFTAIGAKIPKGVLLVGPPGTGKTLLARAVAGEAGVPFFSISGSEFVEMFVGVGASRVRDLFEQAKQNAPCIVFIDEIDAVGRQRGAGLGGGNDEREQTLNQLLTEMDGFEGNTGIIIIAATNRPDVLDAALLRPGRFDRQVVVDRPDYAGRFEILNVHGRGKTLAKDVDLEKIARRTPGFTGADLANLLNEAAILAARRNLTEISMDEVNDAIDRVLAGPEKKDRVMSEKRKNLVAYHEAGHALVGALMPDYDPVQKISIIPRGAAGGLTWFTPSEDRMDSGLYSRSYLQNQMAVALGGRLAEEIIFGEEEVTTGASNDLQQVARVARQMVMRFGMSDRLGPVALGSQQGNMFLGRDISSERNFSEETAAAIDEEVSKLVDEAYSRAKQVLTENRSVLDQLAHMLVERETVDAEELQELLSGSDVKMAAIA from the coding sequence GTGAATAAACGGTGGAGAAATGCAGGGCTATACGCATTACTAGCGATCGTCGTCATCGCCTTAGGGACGACGTTCTTTGACCAACAGCCCCAAGCTCAACAAACAGCTAAATATAGTGAATTTATCCGCGCCGTCGAAAGCGGTCAGGTAGAAGGAACGGTGGCCATCAGTTCCGATCGCACCGAAGCCACCTATACCAACCCCGACGGAAGCGGCAAAGTGGTGGTCAATCTCCCCAATGACCCCCAACTGATTGATATCCTCACGGAAAACAATCTCGATGTGCGGGTGCAACCCCAAACCGATGACGGGTTCTGGTTCCGCGCTCTCAGTAGCCTCTTCTTCCCCATCTTGCTGCTGGTGGGACTCTTCTTCCTATTACGCCGCGCCCAATCTGGCCCCGGTAGCCAAGCCATGAACTTTGGTAAATCCAAAGCTCGGGTGCAAATGGAACCTCAAACCCAAGTGACCTTTGGCGATGTGGCTGGGATTGAACAGGCCAAACTGGAACTCACAGAAGTGGTGGACTTCCTGAAAAACGCCGATCGCTTTACCGCCATTGGTGCCAAAATTCCCAAAGGGGTCTTGTTAGTTGGCCCTCCCGGAACCGGTAAAACCCTCTTAGCTCGGGCTGTTGCCGGTGAAGCGGGGGTTCCCTTCTTCTCGATTTCAGGGTCTGAGTTCGTCGAAATGTTCGTCGGTGTCGGTGCATCCCGTGTCCGTGACCTGTTTGAACAAGCCAAACAAAACGCCCCTTGTATTGTCTTTATCGATGAGATTGACGCTGTTGGTCGTCAACGGGGTGCGGGTTTAGGCGGCGGTAACGATGAGCGGGAACAAACCCTCAACCAGTTGCTGACCGAGATGGACGGCTTTGAGGGCAATACTGGTATTATCATCATCGCAGCCACAAACCGCCCTGATGTCTTGGATGCGGCTCTGTTGCGTCCTGGTCGCTTTGACCGTCAGGTGGTGGTCGACCGTCCCGATTATGCCGGTCGCTTCGAGATTCTTAACGTCCATGGTCGCGGTAAAACCCTGGCCAAGGATGTGGACTTGGAGAAAATTGCTCGCCGGACTCCTGGATTTACCGGGGCTGACTTGGCGAACCTACTCAACGAAGCCGCAATTCTGGCCGCTCGTCGCAATTTGACGGAAATCTCCATGGATGAGGTCAATGATGCCATTGACCGTGTTCTGGCGGGACCCGAGAAGAAAGACCGGGTGATGAGCGAGAAACGCAAGAACTTGGTGGCCTATCACGAAGCCGGCCATGCTCTCGTCGGTGCCTTAATGCCGGATTATGACCCCGTTCAGAAAATCAGTATCATCCCTCGGGGTGCTGCCGGTGGCTTAACTTGGTTTACCCCGAGTGAAGACCGCATGGATTCTGGGTTATATTCCCGCTCCTATCTGCAAAATCAGATGGCAGTGGCTCTCGGGGGTCGTCTGGCTGAGGAGATTATCTTCGGCGAGGAGGAAGTGACCACCGGTGCGTCTAATGACTTGCAACAGGTGGCTCGGGTAGCTCGTCAGATGGTGATGCGCTTTGGGATGAGCGATCGCCTTGGACCGGTGGCTCTGGGAAGTCAGCAGGGTAATATGTTCCTCGGTCGCGATATTTCCTCGGAACGCAACTTCTCGGAAGAGACGGCGGCGGCCATTGATGAGGAAGTCAGTAAGCTCGTCGATGAGGCGTACAGCCGCGCCAAGCAAGTCCTCACAGAAAACCGCTCGGTGTTAGACCAGTTGGCTCATATGCTGGTTGAGCGTGAAACTGTTGATGCTGAGGAACTGCAAGAGCTGCTCTCGGGTAGTGATGTGAAGATGGCGGCGATCGCCTAG
- the dxs gene encoding 1-deoxy-D-xylulose-5-phosphate synthase — protein MHLSEITHPNQLKGLSIHQLEEIARQIREKHLQTIAASGGHLGPGLGVVELTVGLYQTLDLDRDKVVWDVGHQAYPHKLITGRYNDFHTLRQKDGVAGYLKRSENPFDHFGAGHASTSISAALGMALARDAQGEDYKCVAVIGDGALTGGMSLEAINHAGHLPDTNLLVVLNDNEMSISPNVGAIPRYLNKMRLSDPVQFLTDNLEEQFKHLPFFGETFTPEMERVKEGMKRLAIPKVGAVFEELGFTYMGPVDGHNLEELIESFNKAHHIKGPVLVHVATVKGKGYAIAENDQVGYHAQKPFDLATGKAYPSKKPTPPSYSKVFAQTLITLAEENPKILGITAAMATGTGLDKLQAKLPKQYIDVGIAEQHAVTLAAGLACEGMRPVVAIYSTFLQRGYDQIIHDVCIQKLPVFFCLDRAGIVGADGPTHQGLYDIAYLRCIPNMTIMAPKDEAEMQQMLVTGVEHTSGPIAMRYPRGSGYGAPLMEEGWEALPIGKGEVLRSGDDVLLVGYGTMVYPAMQVAEILSEHGIEATVVNARFVKPLDIELIGPLAERIGKVVTLEEGCIMGGFGSAVVEGLMDADVVVPVKRLGVPDQLVDHAQPNESKADLGLMPSQMAETIRKSFFAESKSRLAV, from the coding sequence ATGCATCTAAGCGAAATTACCCATCCGAATCAACTTAAAGGGCTATCTATCCATCAACTCGAAGAAATCGCCCGTCAAATCCGCGAGAAGCATCTGCAAACCATTGCCGCAAGTGGCGGACATCTCGGGCCCGGTTTAGGGGTCGTGGAATTGACCGTCGGACTCTACCAAACCCTAGACCTCGATCGCGATAAAGTGGTTTGGGATGTTGGCCACCAGGCCTATCCCCATAAGCTAATTACTGGGCGTTATAACGACTTTCACACCCTACGGCAGAAAGATGGGGTGGCGGGCTATCTCAAACGCAGTGAGAACCCCTTTGACCATTTTGGTGCAGGCCATGCCTCCACCAGTATCTCGGCAGCTTTAGGAATGGCCCTGGCGCGAGATGCCCAGGGAGAGGATTATAAATGCGTGGCGGTGATTGGCGATGGGGCGTTAACGGGGGGAATGTCCCTAGAGGCCATTAACCATGCCGGACATCTGCCAGATACCAATCTGCTGGTGGTTCTCAATGACAACGAGATGTCCATTTCTCCTAACGTGGGCGCGATTCCTCGCTATCTCAATAAAATGCGCCTGAGTGACCCGGTGCAGTTCCTCACTGACAACTTGGAAGAACAGTTTAAGCATTTGCCCTTCTTCGGGGAAACCTTCACCCCGGAGATGGAACGAGTCAAGGAAGGGATGAAACGGCTGGCCATTCCTAAAGTGGGGGCTGTGTTTGAAGAACTCGGCTTCACCTATATGGGGCCGGTGGACGGTCATAACCTGGAGGAGTTGATTGAGTCGTTTAATAAGGCCCATCATATTAAGGGGCCGGTTCTGGTTCATGTAGCCACGGTGAAAGGAAAAGGCTATGCGATCGCCGAGAACGACCAAGTGGGCTATCATGCTCAAAAGCCCTTCGACTTGGCCACGGGCAAAGCCTACCCCTCCAAGAAACCCACGCCCCCAAGTTACTCCAAAGTCTTCGCCCAAACCCTGATTACCCTGGCCGAAGAGAATCCCAAGATTTTGGGCATTACCGCCGCCATGGCCACGGGAACGGGGTTAGATAAACTCCAGGCCAAGTTACCCAAACAATATATTGATGTGGGTATTGCCGAACAGCACGCTGTGACCTTAGCGGCGGGGTTAGCCTGTGAGGGAATGCGTCCGGTGGTGGCCATTTACTCGACCTTCTTGCAGCGGGGCTATGACCAAATTATCCATGATGTCTGCATTCAGAAGTTACCGGTGTTCTTCTGTTTAGACCGGGCTGGGATTGTCGGGGCCGATGGTCCGACTCACCAGGGACTGTATGATATTGCCTATCTGCGTTGTATCCCCAATATGACGATTATGGCGCCGAAGGATGAGGCGGAAATGCAGCAGATGTTGGTGACGGGGGTTGAACATACCTCGGGACCCATTGCCATGCGCTATCCTCGCGGTAGTGGCTATGGTGCGCCTTTGATGGAAGAAGGCTGGGAAGCGTTGCCGATTGGTAAGGGTGAGGTTCTCCGCAGTGGTGATGATGTGTTGCTAGTCGGCTATGGAACCATGGTCTATCCGGCGATGCAGGTGGCGGAAATTCTCAGTGAACATGGGATTGAGGCCACGGTGGTGAATGCCCGCTTTGTCAAGCCGTTGGATATTGAGTTGATTGGGCCGTTGGCTGAACGGATTGGTAAGGTGGTCACGCTGGAGGAAGGCTGCATTATGGGTGGCTTTGGTTCGGCGGTGGTTGAGGGCCTGATGGATGCCGATGTGGTGGTTCCGGTGAAGCGGTTGGGGGTTCCTGACCAACTGGTGGACCATGCACAACCCAATGAGTCGAAGGCGGATTTGGGCTTGATGCCGTCCCAGATGGCGGAGACGATTCGCAAGTCCTTCTTTGCCGAGTCTAAGTCAAGGTTGGCGGTGTAG
- a CDS encoding DNA-binding protein, with product MPNYDFTVTFNLPDTEPHPSHYVDVLQMNGCDDALVGVGRFGKIALNFTRDASSATEAVYSAIADVKRAIPEAKLIEVSPDLTSITG from the coding sequence ATGCCCAACTATGATTTTACAGTAACCTTTAACCTCCCCGACACAGAACCGCATCCGAGCCATTACGTTGATGTTTTGCAAATGAATGGGTGTGATGATGCCTTAGTTGGTGTGGGAAGATTCGGGAAAATTGCCTTGAACTTTACCCGTGATGCGTCTTCAGCAACTGAAGCAGTATATAGTGCGATCGCAGATGTGAAACGAGCCATTCCTGAAGCCAAATTGATAGAAGTTAGCCCCGATTTAACTAGCATAACGGGTTGA
- a CDS encoding DUF4258 domain-containing protein, with protein MNFRFSNHAVEEMEKRKIPMSFVEAVLENPEQTVQQSEVITIYQSQCDFGTGKPYLLRVFINTQVEPAVVVTVYRTSQIRKHWRN; from the coding sequence ATGAATTTTCGGTTTTCAAACCATGCCGTAGAGGAGATGGAAAAACGAAAGATTCCCATGTCTTTTGTAGAAGCGGTCTTAGAAAATCCAGAACAAACGGTTCAGCAAAGTGAGGTCATTACAATTTATCAGTCTCAATGCGATTTTGGTACAGGAAAACCTTATTTATTGCGTGTTTTTATCAATACCCAAGTTGAACCTGCTGTTGTTGTAACTGTTTATCGAACCAGTCAAATTAGAAAACATTGGAGAAACTGA
- a CDS encoding DUF2283 domain-containing protein, protein MKIKYDADVDIIRITLKDAEIEDSDEEIPGIILDFDSSQNVIGIEILQASQRIDNPQAIEYMVAQDKP, encoded by the coding sequence ATGAAAATTAAATACGATGCCGACGTGGATATCATTCGGATTACCCTTAAAGATGCAGAGATTGAAGACAGTGATGAGGAAATTCCCGGCATTATCTTAGATTTTGATTCTAGTCAAAATGTTATCGGGATTGAGATTCTTCAGGCTTCCCAACGGATTGATAATCCACAGGCTATTGAATATATGGTTGCCCAGGACAAACCCTAG